One segment of Amycolatopsis alba DSM 44262 DNA contains the following:
- a CDS encoding oxygenase MpaB family protein, producing MGERLPDPELFRQGGFRVASRLFIEGDIRGDERQVARLRKFAQREDPAADVLVPLLRKGAQGQFDQALRQGIESVESPPEELEAFFRNVEATPYWVDPDRLDRGARAITRAGLLGLFPLGDVSLMGGYLASRATKSLVGTGEIEYKASRRLVETATWWIHVTTPGALVLGGRGYESALRVRVVHAHVRAAMNRRKDWDYAAWDKPVNQVQTAGTLLLFSLVYVFGTQLLGLRYSPRERADILHLWRYVGWLMGVDEELLPADEEDAWRLLWLLATTEFIPDDDSKRLAAALMKSHAGIGEGRGSLGKVLAHVSVAGHGAISRLLLGKTNADFLELPDDPIAQAAVLAVAGVNFAAETVRRVVPGATALQELIGAAGRRHYLRQAAKVFRPDTTYGRHMKAA from the coding sequence ATGGGCGAGCGGCTGCCTGACCCCGAACTGTTCCGGCAAGGCGGGTTCCGGGTCGCGTCGAGGCTGTTCATCGAGGGTGACATCAGGGGCGACGAGCGTCAGGTGGCCAGGCTGCGGAAGTTCGCGCAGCGGGAGGACCCGGCGGCGGACGTGCTGGTGCCGCTGCTGAGAAAAGGCGCCCAAGGACAGTTCGATCAGGCGCTGCGGCAAGGCATCGAGAGTGTCGAGAGTCCGCCGGAGGAGCTGGAAGCGTTCTTTCGCAACGTCGAGGCGACGCCGTATTGGGTCGATCCGGACCGCCTCGACCGTGGTGCGCGCGCGATCACGCGCGCCGGGTTGCTCGGGCTTTTTCCGCTTGGCGACGTTTCGCTGATGGGCGGCTATCTCGCGTCGCGCGCGACGAAGTCGCTCGTCGGGACCGGCGAGATCGAGTACAAGGCGTCGCGGCGCCTTGTCGAGACGGCGACCTGGTGGATCCACGTGACCACGCCGGGCGCGCTGGTGCTCGGCGGGCGTGGGTACGAGTCCGCGTTGCGGGTGCGGGTGGTGCACGCCCACGTGCGCGCGGCCATGAATCGCCGCAAGGACTGGGATTACGCCGCTTGGGACAAACCGGTCAACCAGGTCCAGACCGCGGGCACGCTCCTGCTCTTCTCCCTCGTCTACGTCTTCGGCACGCAGCTGCTCGGGCTCCGCTACAGCCCCCGCGAGCGCGCCGACATCCTGCACCTTTGGCGTTATGTCGGCTGGCTGATGGGCGTCGACGAGGAACTCCTGCCCGCCGACGAGGAAGACGCTTGGCGCCTGCTGTGGCTGCTCGCCACCACCGAGTTCATCCCCGACGACGACTCCAAGCGGCTCGCCGCGGCGCTCATGAAGTCCCACGCGGGGATCGGCGAGGGCCGGGGCTCGCTCGGCAAGGTCCTCGCGCACGTGTCTGTCGCGGGGCACGGGGCGATCAGCAGGCTGCTGCTCGGCAAGACCAACGCCGACTTCCTGGAGCTGCCCGACGATCCGATCGCGCAGGCGGCCGTGCTCGCGGTGGCGGGAGTCAACTTCGCCGCCGAGACGGTGCGGCGGGTGGTGCCGGGCGCGACGGCGCTCCAGGAGCTGATCGGGGCCGCCGGACGACGTCACTATCTCCGGCAGGCAGCCAAGGTGTTCCGGCCCGACACCACCTACGGCAGGCACATGAAGGCCGCTTGA
- the dcd gene encoding dCTP deaminase — protein sequence MLLSDRDLRKELDAGRLGVDPFDPTMVQPSSIDVRLDRFFRVFDNSKYTHIDPQLQQDELTSLVEKEGEDPFVLHPGEFVLGSTYETVTLADDLAGRLEGKSSLGRLGLLTHSTAGFIDPGFSGHITLELSNVANLPITLWPGMKIGQLCIFRLSSAAEFPYGSNEAGSRYQGQRGPTPSRAYKNFHRVDTWR from the coding sequence GTGCTCCTCAGCGACCGTGACCTCCGTAAAGAGCTCGACGCCGGCCGTCTCGGCGTCGACCCGTTCGACCCGACGATGGTCCAGCCGTCGAGCATCGACGTGCGACTCGACCGCTTCTTCCGCGTGTTCGACAACAGCAAGTACACGCATATCGACCCGCAGCTCCAGCAGGACGAGCTGACGTCACTGGTCGAGAAGGAGGGCGAAGACCCCTTCGTCCTCCACCCTGGCGAGTTCGTGCTGGGTTCGACCTACGAGACCGTCACGCTCGCCGACGACCTCGCCGGCCGTCTGGAGGGCAAGTCCTCCCTCGGCCGCCTCGGCCTGCTCACCCACTCCACCGCGGGCTTCATCGACCCCGGCTTCTCCGGCCACATCACCCTCGAACTGTCGAACGTGGCCAACCTGCCGATCACGCTCTGGCCGGGGATGAAGATCGGCCAGCTCTGCATCTTCCGCCTGTCCAGCGCGGCGGAGTTCCCGTACGGCTCGAACGAGGCCGGTTCGCGTTACCAGGGGCAGCGGGGACCGACCCCGAGCCGCGCGTACAAGAACTTCCACCGCGTCGACACCTGGCGGTAG